In the Telopea speciosissima isolate NSW1024214 ecotype Mountain lineage chromosome 2, Tspe_v1, whole genome shotgun sequence genome, one interval contains:
- the LOC122651575 gene encoding probable acetyltransferase NATA1-like: protein MAAAAPPLPPQPTPDPPMTLPENPIGNPLFVRISLAIKDDLPHIHKLIHQMAVFERLAHFCHATEASLSSTLFNSPTFQSFTVFILEVSTRPFPEDLHHNNPFYPPVVRIINLDLPIDDPEAETLRSGEGVVVAGFVLFFPNYSTFLAKPGLYIEDIFVRESYRRKGLGKMLLSAVAKQAVKMDYGRVEWCVLDWNINAIKFYEEMGAKMMQEWRICRLTGEALQAYGNSD from the coding sequence ATGGCGGCCGCAGCTCCACCACTGCCCCCACAGCCAACCCCAGATCCACCCATGACATTGCCTGAGAACCCCATCGGAAACCCTCTGTTCGTCAGGATTAGCCTTGCCATCAAAGACGACCTCCCACATATACACAAGCTCATCCACCAAATGGCGGTGTTTGAGCGTCTGGCCCACTTCTGTCACGCCACCGAAGCTTCCCTCTCCTCCACACTCTTCAACTCCCCAACCTTCCAATCCTTCACCGTCTTCATCCTCGAAGTCTCCACTCGCCCCTTCCCAGAGGATCTCCACCACAACAACCCTTTCTACCCTCCTGTCGTTCGCATCATCAATCTCGACCTCCCGATCGACGATCCAGAAGCCGAAACACTCCGATCGGGTGAGGGTGTTGTGGTGGCTGGgtttgttctcttcttccccaacTACTCGACCTTCTTAGCCAAGCCTGGGCTCTACATAGAGGACATTTTTGTGAGGGAGAGTTACAGGAGGAAAGGCCTTGGGAAGATGCTTTTGTCGGCGGTGGCGAAGCAGGCGGTGAAGATGGACTACGGGAGGGTTGAGTGGTGCGTGCTTGATTGGAATATTAATGCTATTAAGTTCTACGAGGAGATGGGCGCCAAAATGATGCAGGAATGGCGGATTTGTAGGTTAACTGGTGAGGCTCTCCAGGCTTATGGGAATTCagattag